The Streptomyces sp. NBC_01244 genome contains a region encoding:
- a CDS encoding GlxA family transcriptional regulator, whose product MHRVAIVAQPGIRAFDLAVITEVWGPDRGHLGVPGFELRRCALDAGPIPLPGGLTLTPDRGLDWLTRADLVVVPALERPGDRTPEAVLAALRDVHARGIPVAALCAGAFILAEAGLLAGRRAVTHWSLAPALAGRYPAVRVEEAPLYVGDDGLWTSAGVASGIDLCLHLVREAHGSEAAAAIARSMVTGPFRTGEHAQYLDRPTPVADRTAEALALVRERALGRLHEALDVATLARWAGMSPRSFARHFAAATGTTPHKWLLGHRLDEARKLLERTDHPVTEVARRAGFASEVTFRQHFVSYVGTSPRAYRAAATSPGPPGPPPNPVDSVRNGS is encoded by the coding sequence ACCGCGGCCATCTCGGGGTGCCGGGCTTCGAGCTGCGGCGGTGCGCCCTCGACGCGGGCCCGATCCCGCTTCCCGGCGGGCTGACCCTGACTCCCGACCGTGGGCTCGACTGGCTCACCCGTGCCGACCTCGTCGTGGTCCCCGCGCTGGAGCGGCCCGGCGACCGGACGCCCGAGGCGGTCCTGGCCGCCCTGCGGGACGTCCACGCCCGGGGCATCCCGGTGGCCGCCCTGTGCGCCGGCGCCTTCATCCTCGCCGAGGCAGGGCTGCTGGCGGGCCGCCGGGCCGTGACCCACTGGTCCCTGGCCCCGGCGCTGGCCGGCCGGTACCCCGCCGTGCGCGTCGAGGAGGCCCCGCTCTACGTCGGGGACGACGGGCTGTGGACCTCCGCCGGGGTCGCCTCCGGAATCGACCTCTGCCTGCACCTGGTCCGCGAGGCCCACGGCTCCGAGGCGGCCGCCGCCATCGCCCGCTCGATGGTGACCGGCCCCTTCCGCACCGGCGAGCACGCCCAGTACCTGGACCGCCCGACCCCGGTCGCCGACCGGACCGCCGAGGCCCTGGCACTCGTACGGGAGCGGGCGCTCGGGCGGCTGCACGAGGCGCTGGACGTGGCCACCCTGGCCCGGTGGGCCGGGATGTCGCCGCGTTCCTTCGCCCGGCACTTCGCCGCCGCCACCGGCACCACCCCGCACAAATGGCTCCTGGGCCACCGTCTGGACGAAGCCCGAAAACTGCTGGAGCGCACCGATCATCCGGTCACCGAGGTGGCCCGGCGGGCCGGATTCGCCAGCGAGGTCACCTTCCGCCAGCACTTCGTCTCGTACGTCGGCACGAGCCCCCGGGCGTACCGTGCGGCCGCTACCTCACCAGGGCCCCCAGGGCCTCCCCCAAACCCCGTCGACAGTGTTAGAAATGGCTCATGA